A DNA window from Mangifera indica cultivar Alphonso unplaced genomic scaffold, CATAS_Mindica_2.1 Un_0053, whole genome shotgun sequence contains the following coding sequences:
- the LOC123206907 gene encoding membrane-anchored ubiquitin-fold protein 1-like isoform X1, producing MAGVQDQLEIKFRLTDGSDIGPKSFPTATSVATLKESILAQWPKEKENGPRTVKDMKIISAGKILENNRTLGECQSPLCDIPGSVTTMHVIVQPPSQEKVCRFDTEKIAENCVLKMMRFQLLPSFLSLLWKHQCNIIMETAVTKN from the exons ATGGCGGGTGTACAAGATCAGTTAGAGATCAAGTTTCGGTTGACCGATGGGTCGGATATCGGTCCCAAGAGCTTTCCTACTGCTACAAGCGTGGCAACCTTGAAGGAAAGCATTCTTGCTCAATGGCCTAAAG AAAAGGAGAATGGTCCAAGAACAGTGAAAGATATGAAGATTATAAGCGCAGGAAAGATATTGGAGAACAACAGAACACTGGGGGAGTGCCAGAGTCCCCTATGTGATATTCCGGGTAGTGTTACAACCATGCATGTCATTGTTCAACCTCCATCTCAGGAGAAAG TATGCAGATTTGATACCGAAAAGATAGCagaaaattgtgttttaaaGATGATGAGATTCCAACTTCTGCCATCTTTTTTGTCCCTTCTATGGAAACATCAATGTAACATCATAATGGAAACTGCAGTCACCAAAAACTAA
- the LOC123206907 gene encoding membrane-anchored ubiquitin-fold protein 2-like isoform X2 has protein sequence MAGVQDQLEIKFRLTDGSDIGPKSFPTATSVATLKESILAQWPKEKENGPRTVKDMKIISAGKILENNRTLGECQSPLCDIPGSVTTMHVIVQPPSQEKEKKEASQSKQNKCVCVIL, from the exons ATGGCGGGTGTACAAGATCAGTTAGAGATCAAGTTTCGGTTGACCGATGGGTCGGATATCGGTCCCAAGAGCTTTCCTACTGCTACAAGCGTGGCAACCTTGAAGGAAAGCATTCTTGCTCAATGGCCTAAAG AAAAGGAGAATGGTCCAAGAACAGTGAAAGATATGAAGATTATAAGCGCAGGAAAGATATTGGAGAACAACAGAACACTGGGGGAGTGCCAGAGTCCCCTATGTGATATTCCGGGTAGTGTTACAACCATGCATGTCATTGTTCAACCTCCATCTCAGGAGAAAG AAAAGAAAGAAGCTAGCCAATCAAAGCAGAACAAATGTGTttgtgttatattataa
- the LOC123206909 gene encoding EID1-like F-box protein 2 has product MIITKQYRCIHSASCQCTKGHLSEDVIFLVFQQMNWNPKLIATLSCVCKWFDDLAKRVLWKEFCRTRARKMMRDLQSSGSHSVDGNWRALGKLLIYCSGCSKGGLFNSIEIPGHFVYRTRFSRTSGKSFLLPQCRTDILYVSDPCEHLDQGEEGDVGFFRGVFKSFSMSKVKKMLIQRGAQLHPTEVCPYCKAKLWSMLQAKMIPQSATCRLGAYEDCIEYYVCLNGHMLGICTLLPLSDSEEASERE; this is encoded by the coding sequence ATGATTATAACGAAGCAGTATCGTTGCATACACTCAGCAAGCTGTCAATGCACAAAAGGACATCTCAGTGAAGATGTGATTTTCCTAGTATTTCAACAAATGAACTGGAACCCCAAGCTTATTGCCACTCTTTCCTGTGTATGCAAATGGTTTGATGATCTTGCCAAGCGAGTATTATGGAAGGAGTTTTGCCGAACAAGGGCTCGAAAGATGATGCGTGATCTGCAATCAAGTGGGAGTCACAGTGTTGATGGAAATTGGAGGGCACTTGGGAAGCTTCTTATATATTGTTCAGGATGTAGCAAGGGTGGTTTGTTCAATAGCATTGAGATCCCTGGCCATTTTGTTTATAGGACCCGGTTTTCTCGGACATCAGGAAAGAGTTTTTTGTTGCCACAGTGCAGAACAGATATCTTGTATGTGTCTGATCCATGTGAGCATCTTGACCAAGGAGAGGAAGGGGATGTAGGGTTTTTCCGTGGAGTTTTTAAGTCTTTCTCAATGTCAAAGGTTAAGAAAATGCTGATTCAAAGGGGAGCCCAGCTTCATCCAACAGAAGTATGTCCTTATTGCAAGGCAAAGTTGTGGAGCATGCTGCAAGCCAAAATGATACCACAGAGTGCCACCTGCAGGTTGGGTGCATATGAGGATTGCATTGAGTATTATGTCTGCCTCAATGGCCATATGCTTGGGATTTGCACCCTCTTACCTTTGTCTGATTCAGAAGAGGCATCTGAGCGGGAGTAG
- the LOC123206914 gene encoding uncharacterized protein LOC123206914: protein MAEESGNLLVTQEGTKSDGGTSGRTSMGKLSSSKSGEKVLPRYLRVSTGSCHDLCKYGRKHAFEAKERCPMAKRIAKPSIDNQSQMKILILPETEKTLVVRPKSSPDPKSFSSDIPEIINHEVSTRSPNGRNVLNISVDGHNPLKGEVLFGIKKTSAAKLRPSPTFETHLSESPKFNRQELSALTKMELSSKSVKSKSKEKNASLKHACSLKPKSLDQNPLSSLDSGGLSGRRNCDIMTGPYKAAIKKVIASPRLSLSSPMASVSPKPSISRVSKKVMASPVVSQASPRASLSAKPSICRVAKQVYASPRVSLASPSPRPSLSRVASLNERKRTGFKVVSPMKNQGRTKTGEPKGPKIELKHTNNDLVQEKTLHIIKMETENKSLESDKNESYVVEPAVPPSCLLAEFRPVFPSSPVHNEEEQEISEYTESEQKMRLFLNLMKPLAQKMWGMNTQGGPDGTGWFILRTKVPRQWNYIVVGERSLTFNLRTKIQEGSTSGEEECLEKLKHSRVMAEEALRRKELMLW from the coding sequence ATGGCTGAGGAGAGTGGCAATTTATTGGTAACTCAAGAAGGAACCAAATCTGATGGAGGTACTTCAGGGAGAACATCTATGGGAAAATTAAGTTCTTCTAAAAGTGGAGAGAAAGTTCTTCCTCGTTATCTCAGAGTCTCTACTGGTTCTTGTCATGACTTGTGTAAATATGGCAGGAAGCATGCATTTGAAGCCAAGGAAAGATGTCCTATGGCAAAAAGAATTGCAAAACCATCAATTGACAACCAAAgtcaaatgaaaatattgatcTTGCCAGAGACGGAAAAGACATTGGTGGTGAGGCCCAAATCATCTCCTGATCCAAAATCCTTTTCATCTGACATCCCTGAGATCATCAATCATGAAGTATCTACAAGATCACCAAATGGACGTAATGTGCTTAATATATCAGTGGATGGTCACAATCCACTTAAGGGGGAAGTTCTGTTTGGGATAAAAAAGACATCAGCAGCCAAGCTCAGACCATCACCCACTTTTGAAACCCATCTATCTGAATCCCCAAAATTCAATAGGCAGGAACTGTCAGCTTTGACAAAGATGGAGTTGTCTTCAAAATCAGTTAAATCTaaatctaaagaaaaaaatgcgTCATTAAAGCATGCCTGTTCTTTGAAACCAAAATCTTTGGATCAGAATCCATTATCTTCTCTTGATTCAGGAGGTTTAAGTGGCAGAAGAAACTGTGACATCATGACTGGCCCGTACAAAGCAGCCATAAAAAAAGTGATAGCTTCCCCAAGACTTTCATTGTCATCTCCGATGGCATCAGTGTCTCCTAAACCTTCTATCAGTAGAGTTTCAAAGAAAGTAATGGCTTCCCCAGTAGTTTCTCAGGCATCTCCAAGGGCATCATTGTCTGCTAAACCTTCTATCTGTAGAGTTGCAAAGCAAGTATATGCTTCCCCAAGAGTTTCACTGGCATCGCCATCTCCTAGACCTTCTCTAAGTAGAGTTGCAAGCCTAAATGAAAGAAAGCGTACAGGCTTCAAAGTTGTGTCTCCTATGAAGAATCAGGGCCGAACTAAAACAGGTGAACCTAAGGGGCCCAAGATTGAGCTTAAGCACACTAATAATGATTTGGTCCAGGAAAAAACCCTGCATATTATCAAGATGGAAACTGAGAACAAATCTTTGGAATCTGATAAAAATGAAAGCTATGTTGTTGAACCAGCTGTGCCTCCATCATGCTTGTTAGCTGAATTCCGTCCAGTTTTTCCATCATCACCGGTACACAATGAAGAAGAGCAAGAGATATCTGAGTATACAGAATCTGAACAGAAGATGCGTCTCTTTCTGAATCTGATGAAACCATTAGCACAGAAGATGTGGGGGATGAACACCCAGGGAGGCCCAGATGGGACGGGATGGTTTATTCTGAGGACAAAGGTTCCCAGGCAATGGAATTACATTGTGGTAGGGGAAAGGTCGTTGACATTCAATCTCAGAACAAAAATCCAGGAAGGCTCAACTTCAGGAGAGGAAGAGTGCTTGGAGAAATTGAAACACTCAAGGGTGATGGCAGAAGAAGCTTTAAGAAGAAAGGAATTGATGTTGTGGTGA
- the LOC123206922 gene encoding uncharacterized protein LOC123206922 has protein sequence MWNFASNYVAGNVGLKNDSLKLTQAASECSDDEVSSIVSREEGLECPICWESFNIVENVPYVLWCGHTLCKNCILGLQWAVVKFPTLPIQLPLIISCPWCNLLSFRLVYKGNLKFPRKNYFLLWMVESMNGDRLKSHSGFCEDHLPSWSSNNSLSFGNQVSCGNYRRAQRSQHSEPVGPNHDHFRGNNYLRVQRMHSSLRKSLVFFVHLTAKFPLVIIFLLIVVYAIPACAAILALYILVTILFALPSFLILYFAYPSLDWLVREIIT, from the coding sequence ATGTGGAATTTTGCATCCAACTACGTTGCTGGAAACGTTGGATTGAAAAATGACTCTCTTAAGCTAACTCAAGCTGCTTCAGAATGCTCAGATGATGAGGTGTCTTCTATTGTTAGCAGAGAGGAAGGGCTGGAGTGCCCAATATGCTGGGAATCCTTCAACATTGTAGAAAATGTACCCTATGTTTTATGGTGTGGTCATACTCTTTGTAAAAACTGCATCCTAGGGCTGCAATGGGCTGTTGTGAAATTTCCTACTTTACCAATTCAGCTTCCCCTTATAATCTCCTGTCCATGGTGCAATCTCTTGTCTTTCCGTCTGGTTTACAAGGGAAACCTCAAATTCCCTCGcaagaattattttctgctttGGATGGTTGAGAGCATGAATGGTGATAGATTAAAGTCTCATTCTGGTTTCTGTGAAGATCATCTGCCATCCTGGTCATCAAACAACAGTTTAAGTTTTGGAAATCAAGTGAGTTGTGGTAATTACAGAAGGGCACAACGCAGTCAACACTCTGAGCCAGTAGGACCAAACCATGATCACTTTCGTGGTAATAATTACCTCCGTGTGCAGAGAATGCATTCCTCCCTCCGAAAGTCTCTGGTTTTCTTTGTTCATTTGACAGCCAAGTTTCCCCTGGTTATAATATTTCTTCTGATTGTCGTGTATGCAATACCTGCCTGTGCAGCCATCTTGGCTTTGTACATACTTGTCACTATTTTGTTTGCGCTCCCATCATTTCTCATTCTTTACTTCGCGTATCCTAGTTTGGATTGGCTTGTGAGAGAGATAATCACTTGA